A DNA window from Hordeum vulgare subsp. vulgare chromosome 1H, MorexV3_pseudomolecules_assembly, whole genome shotgun sequence contains the following coding sequences:
- the LOC123415503 gene encoding transcription repressor OFP8-like, producing the protein MPSPGSCSRRSGDSLLLSRPPPVADVGCGCRTPRVLSSIYSALMSRARGGGSRKPKSSHPSSTSTATAFSSSTTGGTTATTVSSLDDSWGLATYAANTLYEDDDPEARRQLRPRRRTRRHRKQRNHGSRRPERGVAMMSRGGEEEEEEEAAVAVEVESATPYEDFRESMVAMVVEKEMYAWEDLNALLHGFLSLNSPRNHPLILHAFADLWAPRGGLFCPPSPCLGL; encoded by the coding sequence ATGCCCTCGCCCGGTAGCTGCAGTCGGCGTAGCGGCGACAGTTTGCTGCTGTCTCGGCCGCCGCCGGTGGCGGACGTGGGCTGCGGGTGCCGCACGCCGAGGGTGCTCAGCTCCATCTACTCAGCGCTCATGTCTCGGGCGCGCGGAGGAGGCAGCCGCAAGCCCAAGTCGTCGCACCCGTCGTCCacgtccaccgccaccgccttcaGCTCCAGCACCACGGGcggcaccaccgccaccacggtcTCGTCCCTGGACGACTCGTGGGGCCTCGCGACCTACGCCGCCAACACGCTCTACGAGGACGACGACCCGGAGGCGAGGCGCCAGCTGAGgccgaggagaaggacaaggaggcacAGGAAGCAGAGGAACCACGGCAGCAGAAGGCCGGAGAGGGGCGTGGCGATGATGTCGcgcgggggggaggaggaggaggaggaggaggctgcggtggcggtggaggtggagtcGGCGACGCCGTACGAGGACTTCCGGGAGTCGATGGtggccatggtggtggagaaggagatgtacGCGTGGGAGGACCTCAACGCGCTGCTCCACGGGTTCCTCTCGCTCAACTCGCCGCGCAACCACCCGCTCATCCTCCACGCCTTCGCCGACCTCTGGGCGCCGCGCGGCGGCCTCTTCTGCCCTCCCTCCCCGTGCCTAGGCCTCTAG